The following proteins are co-located in the Mesorhizobium australicum WSM2073 genome:
- a CDS encoding alpha/beta hydrolase codes for MHVLRLAIVLTSTFISLGASAQVNTTGASSGALANFNGQPTALPPSVLEQLSTVDTADTTANKNLYPLPDANDRSPQSIDGLIFGNTPSDVKQNGFTILRAEAAGGDPDAKLRLGAALEFGLGTDKDPSAAFINYLEAANKNNAASQYAVGRAYLSGVGTDPNFDQSFKWLNSAYKNGQTGAAFDLAKAYQFGLGTPENVGQSEVFWDQAIKLGTAESYLGYADFLIDKKAKPPTDSTVKDLIWKAADLGNPQALSAAFGIAVNAGDAEQQDKWIGLLKQQAGVGNQVASLRLADAYLTPQSANFSPSAAFDLYKAAAANGNAYAQAKYGTLLLHQPALDSSVSRKDAIAILNEAAARGQPDALLALADVAKEARDLKSAYAYATAASELGGEKYAEKANKLQLSVCAEMVDEVCQPVPVFYITNRAIRTPMPLTFDNRLAPEQSITMGHSLVSIPTQRSVDTEQRPIWKVVASYLGFGSGVIGNAQSASPSEVSNFLFDGSLDSFLDAVQQAGVDNGRKKVIVFVHGFANTFDDATRRMAILSENEKYPGIPIVLDWASAGDATVRLSSADGYSGSGYLNDLQTVGSSCPDFKSVLEKLIGRFGSENVTVFAHSMGAQMVDYILAGCPSSSGRWPMSAKIGNLVFAAPDVDLNNFARHVDSLRSVADSFTIYVSANDMALRASQEAVGGRQRLGQGGSDRFVAEKINTIDATSVETPGAQNHSFVFDVAQVKRDLSDLFRGDTDPNSRVCPKEITDERLPSLKYWIIQPNCTQ; via the coding sequence ATGCACGTCTTGAGGCTTGCGATCGTACTGACTTCGACCTTCATCTCTCTTGGCGCTTCAGCGCAAGTCAACACGACGGGAGCGTCTTCAGGAGCCCTAGCAAATTTCAACGGGCAGCCAACTGCACTTCCGCCGTCCGTCCTTGAGCAGCTTTCGACGGTCGATACAGCCGACACCACCGCTAATAAAAATCTCTACCCGCTGCCCGACGCCAACGACCGAAGCCCGCAAAGCATCGACGGTTTAATATTTGGAAACACGCCTTCAGATGTAAAGCAAAACGGTTTCACGATACTCAGGGCGGAGGCTGCGGGAGGAGATCCCGATGCCAAGCTGCGCCTAGGCGCGGCATTGGAATTCGGCCTCGGAACAGACAAAGATCCGTCTGCTGCGTTCATCAACTACCTTGAGGCAGCCAACAAAAACAATGCCGCATCACAATACGCCGTCGGGAGAGCCTATCTCTCAGGCGTTGGAACTGATCCGAACTTCGACCAGTCATTCAAGTGGCTCAACTCCGCATACAAAAATGGGCAGACTGGGGCGGCCTTTGACTTGGCAAAAGCATACCAGTTCGGCCTTGGAACCCCAGAGAATGTTGGCCAAAGCGAAGTATTCTGGGACCAAGCTATTAAGCTCGGCACGGCCGAATCCTACCTTGGATATGCAGATTTTCTGATCGACAAAAAAGCCAAGCCGCCTACGGATAGCACCGTTAAGGACCTCATTTGGAAGGCCGCTGACTTAGGCAACCCGCAGGCGCTATCCGCAGCATTTGGAATTGCGGTGAATGCCGGCGATGCCGAGCAGCAAGACAAATGGATTGGTCTATTGAAGCAGCAAGCCGGCGTTGGCAATCAAGTCGCGTCTCTCAGGCTGGCGGACGCCTATTTGACCCCGCAGAGTGCGAATTTCAGTCCATCTGCGGCTTTCGACCTCTATAAGGCTGCCGCAGCAAACGGGAATGCCTATGCGCAAGCCAAGTATGGCACCTTGCTGCTGCATCAGCCCGCGTTGGATAGTTCGGTTTCACGCAAAGATGCCATTGCTATTTTGAATGAGGCAGCAGCACGAGGCCAGCCGGACGCGCTGCTTGCGCTTGCCGACGTCGCGAAAGAAGCGCGTGACCTGAAATCCGCCTATGCATACGCGACAGCAGCCTCGGAACTGGGTGGGGAAAAATATGCGGAAAAGGCAAATAAATTACAATTGAGTGTATGCGCTGAAATGGTCGACGAAGTATGCCAGCCGGTTCCCGTGTTCTACATTACTAATCGGGCCATACGTACACCGATGCCATTAACCTTCGACAATCGGTTGGCACCAGAGCAATCCATTACCATGGGCCATTCGCTTGTTTCTATCCCGACACAGCGCTCCGTCGACACGGAGCAGCGCCCGATTTGGAAGGTCGTTGCCAGCTATCTTGGCTTTGGTTCTGGAGTAATCGGCAACGCGCAATCGGCGTCTCCAAGCGAGGTCTCCAACTTTCTTTTCGATGGATCGTTGGATAGCTTTCTCGATGCGGTTCAGCAGGCTGGCGTCGACAACGGTCGCAAGAAAGTGATTGTTTTCGTTCATGGCTTTGCGAACACATTTGATGATGCCACCCGAAGGATGGCAATCTTATCCGAGAACGAAAAATACCCTGGAATTCCGATCGTTCTGGATTGGGCGTCAGCGGGCGACGCTACTGTAAGGCTTTCAAGTGCGGACGGCTACAGCGGGTCGGGATATCTCAATGATCTCCAGACGGTTGGATCGAGTTGTCCAGATTTTAAAAGCGTGCTCGAGAAATTGATCGGGAGATTTGGATCCGAAAACGTAACTGTCTTTGCGCACAGCATGGGTGCACAGATGGTCGACTATATATTGGCGGGCTGCCCGAGCTCTTCCGGACGCTGGCCGATGAGCGCAAAGATAGGAAACTTGGTGTTCGCGGCACCCGATGTTGACCTGAACAATTTCGCCAGGCATGTCGATTCATTGCGGTCGGTTGCGGATAGCTTCACGATCTACGTGTCTGCGAACGACATGGCCTTGCGCGCTTCACAGGAGGCCGTCGGTGGAAGGCAGCGCTTGGGCCAAGGTGGTTCCGACCGCTTTGTCGCCGAGAAGATCAACACTATAGATGCCACGAGTGTTGAGACCCCGGGCGCTCAAAATCACTCCTTCGTTTTTGACGTGGCCCAAGTAAAACGAGATCTCTCGGATCTATTCCGAGGGGACACTGATCCAAACAGCCGTGTCTGTCCGAAAGAGATCACCGACGAGCGGCTTCCTTCGCTAAAATACTGGATCATTCAACCGAATTGCACACAGTAG
- a CDS encoding acyl-homoserine-lactone synthase: MIAAHVVNAQNKHLYEHEFDEFLRRRHDFFVHQKCWRPPSPDGRERDQFDTDAATYLLGLEDGRVVTSARLIPTSEPHMVSEVFPHMCEKFGVPRRPDWAEWTRTFVVPDKRSTGLRGTLTQLCCAVMEYALDEGLSAVGGVQETYFMPHHGALKWRADPMGMAKEENGEWYIVAYIDVNEAALASVRKILGCDHSLIVRRGIQMPFISDTAFSKPKHRQMCE; the protein is encoded by the coding sequence ATGATAGCGGCTCATGTCGTAAACGCCCAAAACAAGCATCTCTACGAGCACGAGTTCGACGAGTTTTTACGCCGGCGGCACGATTTTTTCGTGCATCAGAAGTGCTGGCGCCCTCCCAGCCCTGACGGACGTGAACGAGACCAATTTGATACCGACGCAGCGACCTATCTGCTTGGTCTCGAAGACGGTCGCGTGGTGACATCGGCTCGATTGATCCCAACGAGCGAGCCGCACATGGTCTCGGAGGTTTTTCCTCATATGTGCGAGAAGTTCGGCGTCCCCCGGCGACCGGACTGGGCCGAATGGACTCGGACTTTCGTTGTCCCCGACAAACGCTCTACAGGGCTGCGCGGCACGCTAACGCAGCTGTGCTGCGCGGTGATGGAATACGCACTTGACGAGGGTTTGAGTGCCGTCGGCGGTGTCCAGGAAACATACTTCATGCCTCATCACGGGGCCCTCAAATGGCGGGCAGACCCCATGGGCATGGCAAAGGAGGAGAACGGTGAGTGGTACATCGTCGCGTATATCGACGTGAACGAAGCTGCGCTGGCGAGTGTCCGCAAAATCCTGGGTTGTGACCACTCGCTGATCGTTCGACGAGGGATCCAGATGCCCTTCATAAGCGATACGGCATTCTCGAAGCCCAAGCATCGGCAAATGTGCGAATGA
- a CDS encoding helix-turn-helix transcriptional regulator has product MIDSDVFEFVERCRAHTAPGPLLDDVLLTVRNLGFEHLILSGVPLGGQKLAPMVELNGWPEGWFKRYVEAEHAAVDGVCIYSAKTLKPFLWADVPAKWSDTKGSRRVAGEATEFGISSGFAVPMLSVHHWQSVLSFASSAKVCALSPREEVQLVTMAVYAGMAIQALSHGDEVEEGLLTEREKEVLLWAAAGKTSSETSQILGLAERTVKWHATRAREAFGVATTTQAIVEAVRRRMIHP; this is encoded by the coding sequence ATGATCGATTCGGATGTATTCGAATTCGTCGAGCGTTGCAGAGCGCACACGGCACCTGGCCCCCTCCTGGATGACGTGCTCCTAACAGTGCGAAATCTCGGATTCGAGCACCTCATTCTCAGTGGTGTTCCGCTTGGCGGACAGAAGCTCGCGCCGATGGTCGAACTCAATGGGTGGCCCGAAGGCTGGTTCAAACGCTACGTAGAAGCTGAACACGCGGCAGTTGATGGAGTTTGCATCTATTCGGCAAAGACACTGAAGCCATTTCTGTGGGCCGACGTGCCGGCAAAGTGGTCCGACACGAAAGGCTCACGACGTGTTGCAGGTGAGGCCACTGAGTTTGGCATATCGAGTGGTTTTGCGGTGCCCATGCTAAGCGTGCACCACTGGCAATCAGTCCTGTCGTTTGCGTCCTCAGCAAAGGTCTGCGCTCTCTCTCCGCGCGAGGAGGTGCAACTGGTCACAATGGCGGTCTACGCGGGTATGGCGATCCAGGCATTGTCGCACGGCGATGAGGTCGAGGAAGGGCTGCTCACCGAGCGCGAGAAGGAAGTGCTCTTGTGGGCCGCTGCTGGTAAGACATCATCCGAAACATCGCAAATTCTGGGTCTGGCGGAGCGCACCGTTAAGTGGCACGCGACACGTGCACGCGAAGCTTTCGGCGTCGCAACGACCACCCAAGCTATCGTTGAGGCAGTGCGCAGGCGCATGATCCATCCCTAA
- a CDS encoding IS91 family transposase — MQAGRDLARQFLAAGPAYRAAHAGHLSLAQLKVMSAIEYCRTAALGGHVEACEDCGQWRIAYNSCRNRHCPKCQGAAARTWLAEREADLLPVGYFHVVFTLPAEVADIAFQNKALVYDLLFKAAAETMLTIATDPKHLGARIGITAVLHTWGSAMTHHPHVHMIVPGGGIAPDGSRWVSSRPAFLLPVRVLGKLFRRLFLTRLVALHEAGRLSFFGSIAHLIERRAFLRRLTAVRKKRWVVYAKAPFAGPEAVLAYLSRYTHRIAISNSRLIAFDKSGVTFRYKDYRRDGPDRQQVMTLATDEFIRRFLLHILPRGFHRIRHYGLFAGSARKASLALARELLNVAPPSEEDNSVEPTDFRPPCRCCGGRMIIIETFERWRQPRGPPDSTATNRENSP; from the coding sequence ATTCAAGCCGGGAGAGATCTCGCCCGACAGTTCCTTGCTGCCGGCCCCGCTTACCGGGCTGCCCATGCAGGTCACCTGAGCCTCGCCCAGCTCAAGGTCATGTCGGCGATCGAGTATTGCCGAACCGCAGCCCTTGGCGGTCACGTGGAGGCTTGCGAGGACTGCGGCCAATGGCGGATCGCCTACAACTCCTGCCGCAACCGGCACTGCCCGAAGTGCCAGGGCGCGGCCGCACGGACGTGGTTGGCCGAGCGAGAGGCCGACCTGCTGCCGGTCGGCTACTTCCATGTCGTGTTCACGCTGCCCGCCGAGGTCGCCGACATCGCGTTCCAGAACAAGGCGCTCGTCTACGACCTGCTGTTCAAGGCGGCAGCGGAGACGATGCTGACGATCGCTACGGATCCGAAGCATCTCGGCGCGCGCATCGGCATCACCGCCGTCTTACACACATGGGGATCGGCGATGACGCACCATCCGCATGTCCACATGATCGTGCCGGGCGGCGGCATCGCGCCGGACGGAAGCCGGTGGGTCTCGTCGCGCCCGGCCTTCCTGCTCCCGGTGAGGGTTCTCGGCAAGCTGTTCCGTCGCCTGTTTCTCACCCGGCTGGTCGCGCTGCACGAGGCGGGCCGGCTCAGCTTCTTCGGATCGATCGCGCACCTGATCGAGCGGCGGGCATTCCTCCGCCGCCTTACTGCCGTGCGGAAGAAGCGCTGGGTGGTCTACGCCAAGGCCCCGTTCGCGGGGCCGGAGGCGGTGCTCGCCTACCTGTCGCGCTACACGCACCGGATCGCGATTTCGAATAGCCGGCTGATCGCCTTCGACAAGAGCGGCGTCACGTTCCGCTACAAGGATTACCGCCGTGACGGCCCCGATCGGCAGCAGGTCATGACACTCGCTACCGACGAGTTCATCCGCCGATTCCTGCTCCACATCCTGCCACGCGGCTTCCATCGCATCCGGCACTACGGCCTGTTCGCCGGTTCCGCGCGCAAGGCCAGCCTCGCGCTGGCGCGCGAACTGCTGAACGTTGCTCCACCGTCGGAGGAAGACAACTCGGTAGAACCGACTGACTTCCGTCCGCCATGCCGATGCTGCGGCGGACGCATGATCATCATCGAGACGTTCGAACGGTGGCGACAGCCGCGTGGACCGCCGGACTCCACGGCGACGAACCGGGAGAACTCTCCATGA
- a CDS encoding multicopper oxidase family protein, giving the protein MARPVGIRFLTAYAFTAFVGTAGLITAAKTADGAEAGPLMQPQICSAITTRGSQLNLPFCRIAPSEPGSVHSDLTVALTATTSPVQVGGYRVETENYNGTYLPPILELNAGDTLRVRLLDALEAASQAGGMMHDMQMEQATNLHTHGLIVSPNNAADPTHGNGDNVFVSLRRGEWLDYSIKIPTALPASILDGTAGTIPHPGGLYWYHSHIHGLSAMQVAGGMSGVMSIGPSDANVVVRDADPIREGKLTSDLRAVTDTSYLMLRDIRLNTSVDPSDASDDAPAQWVRTEDHNHCAPSRSDQPLPATTDRKGFCRSPKDANDIWLFTVNGQRYPTIDIGAGHNGLWRIANLSADVTYDLRIVSAVDGSLLPFDLLSVDGVVPGKPLLRNAPVSENKAVQLSTLTLMPAARAEIYVRNDGQSAGSRTYFLRTGPVSTGSDPQSDGDNWPEIQLAKVILEASPKIVGERVAVDRNLPYADPDNRHLFVALETAPAPAFPTGCVRDIDRSMREHRRVMFAGGLTPGTWRVQTDLMHPPQPAGTYPLQQFAADKTARIGPVGFDAYLDSAGEVDWSGADGRPKHACVQLSNGHGQLWELKNPTTELHNFHIHQMKFRLANNADLTANGIDAETYVAPVNAQLASIRNEDRQGAITWHDTLPIPANGSVFVVMNFDAQEQIGKFVYHCHILKHEDAGLMAPFEVVP; this is encoded by the coding sequence ATGGCGCGCCCGGTTGGTATCCGTTTTTTGACGGCCTACGCATTTACCGCTTTCGTCGGGACGGCCGGCCTTATCACCGCCGCGAAGACAGCTGATGGGGCGGAAGCCGGTCCGCTGATGCAGCCGCAAATTTGCTCGGCGATCACCACCCGCGGATCCCAACTCAATTTGCCATTCTGCCGGATAGCACCCTCGGAACCGGGCAGCGTTCATTCCGACTTGACTGTGGCCTTAACGGCGACGACATCGCCGGTTCAGGTCGGCGGGTATAGAGTGGAAACCGAGAACTACAACGGGACCTATCTCCCGCCGATCCTGGAGCTCAATGCCGGCGATACTTTAAGAGTTCGCCTCCTGGACGCTCTTGAAGCGGCATCCCAGGCTGGCGGGATGATGCATGACATGCAGATGGAGCAAGCTACCAATCTTCACACGCACGGGCTGATAGTGTCCCCCAACAATGCCGCCGACCCCACGCATGGGAATGGCGACAACGTGTTCGTCTCATTGAGACGAGGCGAGTGGCTCGACTACAGTATTAAGATACCAACTGCTCTGCCCGCGAGTATTCTTGACGGCACTGCCGGAACCATACCGCACCCCGGCGGACTTTATTGGTACCATTCTCATATCCATGGCCTCTCGGCGATGCAGGTCGCGGGGGGAATGTCGGGCGTCATGTCGATTGGCCCAAGCGACGCCAACGTGGTGGTGCGTGACGCAGACCCGATAAGGGAGGGAAAACTAACCAGTGACCTTCGAGCGGTGACGGATACTTCGTACCTGATGCTCCGGGACATCCGGCTGAACACTTCGGTGGATCCAAGCGATGCCTCAGACGACGCCCCGGCACAATGGGTTCGCACCGAAGACCATAATCACTGCGCTCCATCGCGGAGCGATCAACCCCTTCCTGCGACAACTGATCGCAAAGGTTTTTGTCGGAGCCCGAAGGATGCAAACGATATTTGGCTGTTCACTGTAAACGGACAGCGGTATCCAACAATTGATATTGGTGCTGGCCATAATGGCCTATGGCGCATCGCGAATCTGAGCGCCGACGTAACCTACGACCTTCGGATCGTCTCAGCGGTAGATGGAAGTCTATTGCCGTTTGATTTGCTGAGCGTGGACGGCGTGGTTCCGGGGAAACCTTTGTTGCGAAACGCACCGGTTTCGGAAAACAAAGCGGTCCAGTTGTCGACCCTCACCCTTATGCCGGCCGCTCGCGCAGAGATTTACGTTCGCAACGATGGCCAATCGGCCGGCTCACGAACCTATTTCCTGAGGACGGGTCCAGTCAGCACCGGATCAGATCCACAGAGTGACGGTGACAATTGGCCCGAGATCCAGCTGGCCAAAGTGATCCTGGAAGCCTCTCCGAAGATCGTCGGAGAACGCGTTGCGGTCGACCGGAACTTGCCTTACGCCGACCCGGACAATCGTCACCTATTTGTGGCTTTAGAGACCGCGCCGGCTCCGGCATTTCCAACAGGATGCGTCCGCGATATCGACCGGAGCATGCGTGAGCACCGGCGTGTGATGTTTGCGGGAGGTCTAACCCCGGGCACCTGGCGCGTGCAGACTGACCTTATGCATCCGCCCCAGCCGGCGGGAACCTACCCGCTTCAGCAGTTCGCAGCAGACAAGACGGCGCGAATTGGTCCGGTTGGCTTCGACGCCTATTTAGATTCTGCCGGAGAGGTTGACTGGAGCGGCGCGGACGGGCGACCCAAACATGCCTGTGTGCAGCTGTCCAACGGTCACGGACAACTTTGGGAACTCAAGAATCCAACAACCGAACTGCACAACTTCCATATTCATCAGATGAAGTTCCGGCTGGCAAACAACGCCGATTTGACTGCCAACGGGATTGACGCCGAGACCTATGTTGCCCCGGTCAACGCACAATTGGCTTCCATTCGCAACGAAGACAGACAGGGCGCAATTACTTGGCATGATACCCTGCCTATTCCTGCAAACGGAAGTGTATTTGTCGTCATGAATTTCGACGCCCAGGAACAAATCGGTAAATTCGTTTATCACTGCCACATCCTTAAACATGAGGACGCGGGCCTCATGGCGCCATTCGAGGTGGTCCCCTAA
- a CDS encoding cupredoxin domain-containing protein, translating into MSAKIDRRLALQIGALALSAAAFGEKRAFADGKVTQIKVGKSADGSMGFDPKEVTITAGDTVEWSNETTFEHTVTPDADSTGKFEGTDSLKPKQKYSTTIKASADPIHYHCDFHPTMKGTIIVK; encoded by the coding sequence ATGTCAGCTAAAATCGATCGCCGCTTGGCTTTGCAAATTGGTGCTTTGGCATTGAGTGCCGCTGCATTTGGCGAAAAACGAGCTTTTGCCGACGGAAAAGTTACTCAAATCAAAGTCGGAAAGAGTGCCGACGGCTCAATGGGTTTTGACCCCAAAGAGGTGACAATCACCGCAGGAGACACCGTGGAGTGGTCAAACGAAACGACCTTTGAGCACACGGTGACGCCGGACGCGGATTCTACCGGAAAGTTCGAGGGGACAGACTCTCTAAAACCAAAACAAAAGTATTCGACGACCATTAAGGCGTCAGCCGACCCTATTCACTACCACTGTGATTTTCATCCGACGATGAAGGGGACGATAATAGTCAAATGA
- a CDS encoding tyrosine-type recombinase/integrase codes for MEQRLKDKHPGVSSYKDRHGKTRWRYRANGRLVPLPAPNERGFKEAYRAAVEGRNIRKAPVVTMPGAALPGTFGAAEKRLKASVKWLAHDDSTKFKNSRLIEEFLGLRVVPDHPLTWRDVPVKNLRRVHVEELLGHFIATPHKAKHLLVAIRKLVYVAMRLDWIAIDPTAAVEWRPAYTGWKAWPHEAMQKFEQRWPLGTAARTCYGLALWLGNRRGDVADLRWDQRVTRKVMIDGQERHFDGFDIVQAKNKNRTGGKRLFVPITPMLAEILGAADKRGETVLVTAYGQPFSSKSLTGSMAHWCKLAGLAKGLTLHGLRKSLGVYLAEAEASTRQLMDVLGHDDIDHAELYSREASQVRLAVQGMDRVVRLVTRRPMLGEPSGEPVGEPTRKALKNNDNGGPGGPTKIVDFVEFFLGQHLRAFRIVPHAPLAVNCG; via the coding sequence ATGGAACAGCGTCTTAAAGACAAACACCCAGGTGTGTCCTCCTATAAGGATCGTCATGGGAAGACGCGCTGGCGCTACCGCGCCAATGGCCGCCTGGTGCCGCTGCCTGCCCCCAACGAGAGAGGTTTCAAGGAAGCCTATCGGGCTGCTGTCGAGGGTCGCAACATTCGAAAAGCCCCGGTTGTGACAATGCCGGGTGCGGCCTTGCCAGGAACATTCGGAGCAGCCGAAAAGAGATTGAAGGCGTCCGTCAAGTGGCTCGCCCATGATGACAGCACGAAATTCAAGAACAGCCGCCTGATCGAGGAATTTCTGGGTCTGCGGGTGGTCCCGGACCATCCGCTGACATGGCGCGACGTGCCCGTTAAAAACCTGCGGCGGGTCCACGTCGAAGAGCTTCTGGGGCACTTTATCGCGACACCACACAAGGCCAAGCATCTGCTCGTCGCGATACGCAAGCTCGTCTATGTCGCGATGCGACTGGACTGGATTGCAATCGATCCTACCGCGGCGGTCGAGTGGCGTCCTGCCTACACGGGCTGGAAGGCTTGGCCTCACGAAGCGATGCAGAAGTTTGAGCAGCGCTGGCCGCTGGGGACGGCTGCGCGCACCTGTTACGGGCTGGCGCTCTGGCTGGGCAATCGTCGCGGCGATGTCGCCGATCTACGGTGGGACCAGAGGGTGACGCGCAAGGTCATGATCGATGGCCAGGAGCGTCATTTCGACGGCTTCGACATCGTCCAGGCAAAGAACAAGAACCGGACCGGTGGCAAGCGGCTTTTCGTACCGATCACGCCCATGCTGGCCGAGATTCTTGGGGCCGCCGACAAGCGCGGCGAAACCGTCCTGGTGACCGCTTATGGCCAGCCCTTCTCCTCCAAGTCCCTGACCGGGAGCATGGCGCACTGGTGCAAGCTTGCAGGGCTTGCGAAAGGGCTGACGCTGCATGGACTGCGAAAGTCGCTCGGCGTCTATCTCGCCGAGGCCGAGGCCTCGACCAGGCAGCTCATGGATGTGCTGGGCCACGACGACATCGATCATGCCGAGCTCTACTCACGCGAGGCATCGCAGGTTCGTCTGGCGGTTCAGGGCATGGATCGCGTCGTGCGGCTGGTGACCCGCAGGCCGATGCTTGGCGAACCTTCTGGCGAACCCGTTGGCGAACCTACCCGTAAGGCATTGAAAAACAACGATAATGGTGGGCCCGGAGGGCCAACGAAAATCGTTGATTTTGTTGAATTTTTCCTGGGCCAACATCTGAGAGCTTTCCGTATCGTTCCGCATGCTCCCTTGGCAGTGAACTGTGGCTAA
- a CDS encoding AlpA family transcriptional regulator codes for MVKRQKQPQRESCQGIEAAPADRPLPVLSHIEARRIVRTVRRSQLREIVPLSDTTIYEMEQRGEFPRRFNLTPRCVVWDLGEVEAWIQERRNASSAGSLELAPGPDVRSRKTRPVKWDRG; via the coding sequence ATGGTCAAACGCCAGAAGCAACCTCAACGCGAAAGTTGCCAGGGCATAGAGGCCGCGCCAGCGGACCGCCCCCTTCCGGTTCTATCGCACATTGAGGCGCGACGGATTGTGCGAACTGTTCGCCGCTCGCAATTGCGAGAGATCGTTCCATTGTCGGACACGACCATTTATGAAATGGAACAACGAGGCGAGTTCCCCCGACGGTTCAATCTTACCCCCCGCTGCGTCGTTTGGGACCTGGGAGAAGTCGAAGCGTGGATTCAGGAACGGCGGAACGCGTCCTCTGCTGGTTCGCTCGAACTGGCCCCGGGACCAGACGTGCGGTCGCGGAAGACGAGACCCGTCAAATGGGATCGAGGATGA
- a CDS encoding tyrosinase family protein: MAPTDPFFSDYAQAVEAMHQLPVSDQRNWRNQALIHIRHCTHGVSDFTHWHRWYVSYFEQICSKLIGKPDFALAYWDWEESKSKVPDPFFDLPKLNVVQWNDQSNEQSDNWGPGRVTTIGARGIARAQTMTSIPQFANSFLKTTLDSIRGQSDFEIFTGLLEGQPHGNAHVAVGSLHGARGHMGSGMSSLDPIFWLHHCNIDRIWAEWQVTGNTSDDPKNTYPDSFYDADGKPVGSKTSTGALSLGSFDYIYDTIEPTVIGQISEKLDLQKFDAGGNSMMAKLNLTTPASIGSGASPGPALPNIERAVDVKVTDLVQALSEVRVFHAPETSLKAIEPSRIVARLEGVETPQNTDIAVGVFVNCPYLTPETPSDDKLCAGVFSFFGPGGPHGHHGGPRNVYIDLTDALRSVASQGRLAGNGFKVQLMAVPVAEGVPADTRIPFKGVTILSA, translated from the coding sequence ATGGCCCCGACCGACCCATTTTTTTCCGATTATGCGCAAGCTGTCGAGGCTATGCATCAGCTGCCGGTGAGCGACCAACGCAACTGGCGAAATCAGGCGCTGATCCACATACGCCACTGCACGCATGGCGTTTCCGACTTCACGCACTGGCATCGATGGTATGTTTCGTACTTTGAGCAGATTTGTTCAAAGCTGATCGGCAAGCCTGATTTTGCCTTGGCCTACTGGGACTGGGAGGAGAGCAAGAGCAAAGTTCCAGATCCCTTCTTCGACCTTCCGAAACTCAATGTGGTCCAATGGAACGACCAATCGAACGAGCAGTCTGACAATTGGGGGCCGGGTAGGGTTACGACTATCGGTGCGCGGGGAATCGCCCGAGCTCAAACCATGACGTCGATCCCGCAATTCGCCAACTCGTTTCTGAAAACGACTCTGGACAGTATTCGCGGCCAATCCGATTTCGAAATATTCACAGGCCTGCTCGAGGGGCAACCGCACGGCAACGCCCATGTCGCCGTGGGATCTCTGCACGGGGCGAGGGGCCATATGGGCAGCGGGATGTCTTCGCTTGACCCCATATTTTGGCTCCACCATTGCAATATCGATCGCATTTGGGCCGAGTGGCAGGTTACCGGAAACACATCTGACGATCCTAAGAACACATATCCTGACAGCTTCTATGACGCGGATGGCAAGCCTGTCGGCAGTAAAACATCGACAGGCGCGCTATCGCTAGGATCGTTCGACTACATCTACGATACAATCGAGCCGACGGTCATCGGACAAATTTCCGAGAAGCTCGATCTGCAAAAATTCGACGCTGGCGGCAACTCGATGATGGCGAAGCTAAATTTGACCACCCCTGCCTCCATAGGATCAGGTGCCTCGCCAGGTCCTGCGCTACCAAACATCGAAAGGGCAGTCGATGTGAAGGTGACCGATTTGGTGCAGGCCCTTTCAGAAGTACGCGTGTTTCATGCGCCGGAAACATCTTTAAAGGCAATCGAGCCGAGCCGCATCGTTGCGCGTTTAGAGGGCGTTGAGACTCCTCAAAACACCGATATTGCAGTTGGCGTATTCGTGAATTGCCCTTATCTCACGCCCGAGACGCCTTCCGACGACAAACTCTGTGCGGGAGTGTTTAGCTTCTTTGGGCCCGGGGGACCGCATGGGCATCACGGCGGCCCAAGGAATGTCTACATCGACTTGACTGACGCCTTGCGGAGTGTCGCGTCGCAAGGTCGTCTGGCGGGGAACGGGTTCAAAGTCCAGTTAATGGCTGTTCCTGTCGCCGAGGGCGTTCCCGCGGACACTCGTATCCCCTTTAAGGGCGTTACGATCCTGTCGGCCTGA